In Mercenaria mercenaria strain notata chromosome 13, MADL_Memer_1, whole genome shotgun sequence, the DNA window TTCCAGTAGTGCGACATAACTATTTATGCTTTTGTCATACTATGCTACATTAATCTTAAAGTATATTAGCGCCTGGATGCCTATTAACATGTTATTTCTTCTGCAAGATTCATCCAGAAGGTGCTTAAATTTTCTGAATGCTCTGGGTATTCCAGGGATCGCTCACTATGCAAGAACCTCATCAGGCAGATTGGCAACGACTCCATTGGTACAGATTCCATCAAAACAATTATAATCATTTTCCTCTTTGTTTCAATAGATTCCATATGCGCCATGTTCATTTCATAATCGCACCAACTGTCATTTAGATATGCCTTATTTATCAACAGAATCGATTTCCGGCTGTTGTAAATACCGTGGCTGATATTCTCAGCCACAGACGTGCCCGGTACTGAGTTCCTGTCTGCAACCCAAAGGTGTAGTCCATGTTCAGTCTCAAGGGAAGGAACCATctcattcttaatgaaacttgcgcTGTTCTTAGAGTACGACACAAATGCATCGTTCTCGAACAAATGCTCGAAACCTTCGTGCACGTATCGTCTGTTTCTACTGTAGTATAAATATCGTAGTTTCCAACGGTTTCTATACAGAATGCAGGATACAATAAGAGTTAAAAGGCACACAAAGACACTGCAAGCAACACTGATTGTCCATGTTACCCAGCTGCGATCCAGACATATATCATTTTCAAGAATACTGATAAGCTGTTCCATATGCTCATTTGATAGATACTGGTAATTTTCGCCATTCAGCCTACAAATATCTTCTGGTTTAAAGTAAACATCAACTTTCGAATAGCGCAGCCATTTCAGAAAGGGTAAGGTTTTGCACGAGCATTCTATCGGATTCGAAGAAAGCCATACGTTGACAATTACATTCAGATTACAATTCCCTTCTGCAATAGAATCGAGGTATGTGGTTAAACTTTCCGGAAGTTGATAAAGTTTGTTGCCAGATAAATTCAAATGACGCAAACACCGACTGTGTTTCAAAGTGAAGTTCCAGTCAACAATAATGTTATCACTTAAATCCAGATATTCTATGTTCGGTAAATACTTGAATATATCCCACGGAAGgtgatttattttgttataagaAAGGTCTAAATGTgtcatatttttctgaaattcgAACATTTTACTTGCATTTGGGTAAAAATCTGGATTAAAAGCCTTTCCCAAGCTATTTCCAGAAAGGTTCAAATGCTTCATcgatttaaacattaaaaagaatGTAGGATCAACTTCGTCGCAATTGTTTTCTGAAAGGTCAAGATGTGTCATATTTTCCACTCCAAAAACAGTCGCATTCCATTTCGAAATCAAGTTGAAAGATAGGTCTAAATATTTCAACCCCGTTGCCCCACAGATAGCCATTGGATTATTTATCTTAAGATATATGAAACTTTTTCTCCATTTAACTTTGCGAAGGCTATGGGGTAAGCAGACAGTGCAGAGGCTGGGACATTTTTGTTTTCTCGTTAATTTGGAAAAATCTTTGATAATGCTATTTTTTGTAAACATCTGTCTGTTTTTATAGCGATCGTGGAGAAAGAGATCAAAGTTCAAGTGTTGCCCAGACAAGTCAAGAAATTCAATGCCAACTGCTTTCTGTAAATACTTTGTATATATTCCATATGTTAGTCGATTTCCAAACAGTGAGAAGTTTCTAAGAGTGTCCGGGAACTGATAAGGATTGagtatattttcatcaaatactTCAATCTTGTTCAAGTCCATATGCA includes these proteins:
- the LOC128548026 gene encoding toll-like receptor 4, translated to MKMSLITYLRLAVLLRCLHMALPERNASNCTIGHLDETNFSECGNRGYAMRCNDTSLVQIPHFYPKPKNLIDFPPPLCLLDLSFNKFYMVENKSFVNAKNLNSTDVLWLNLDYSNISFIASNAFESLTNLLYLNLTGNNLNQLGSFGEGVFKPLLSLRAINVKENKLNTFDEIGTELQYLKHLKCIDIDLCPNCVFGKSFSKLTNLKTLTLSGTSERACNAPSIENITFQYVPTVESLYMASCQIESIDKNAFSYLKNITLLDISYNEHLNFTGMNQALYGIKNSPTLKILNVNRIHHLYGSGIQLKLADIENLQTLRALETLHMDLNKIEVFDENILNPYQFPDTLRNFSLFGNRLTYGIYTKYLQKAVGIEFLDLSGQHLNFDLFLHDRYKNRQMFTKNSIIKDFSKLTRKQKCPSLCTVCLPHSLRKVKWRKSFIYLKINNPMAICGATGLKYLDLSFNLISKWNATVFGVENMTHLDLSENNCDEVDPTFFLMFKSMKHLNLSGNSLGKAFNPDFYPNASKMFEFQKNMTHLDLSYNKINHLPWDIFKYLPNIEYLDLSDNIIVDWNFTLKHSRCLRHLNLSGNKLYQLPESLTTYLDSIAEGNCNLNVIVNVWLSSNPIECSCKTLPFLKWLRYSKVDVYFKPEDICRLNGENYQYLSNEHMEQLISILENDICLDRSWVTWTISVACSVFVCLLTLIVSCILYRNRWKLRYLYYSRNRRYVHEGFEHLFENDAFVSYSKNSASFIKNEMVPSLETEHGLHLWVADRNSVPGTSVAENISHGIYNSRKSILLINKAYLNDSWCDYEMNMAHMESIETKRKMIIIVLMESVPMESLPICLMRFLHSERSLEYPEHSENLSTFWMNLAEEITC